Proteins encoded in a region of the Nicotiana tomentosiformis chromosome 9, ASM39032v3, whole genome shotgun sequence genome:
- the LOC138898995 gene encoding uncharacterized protein translates to MEDSKEIDTPIATVTKFDLDELGSSVDQKIYRGMIGSLLYLIASKSKGVSLEGCQEDLEILKRHTDLCLWYLKGSNFYLVGYANTDYAGEEPVSTEQVTSGFKTSDVSEIAKNFENRFVLVGSIIGVETDESGKIGGKTKKGKEKESEDIKV, encoded by the exons atggaagattctaaagaaattgacactcctattgcaacagtCACAAAATTTGATTTGGATGAActtggttcatctgttgatcagaaaatatataggggaatgattggctctttgttatatctcaTTGCTA gcaaatccaaaggagtctcacttgaaggctgtcaagaggatcttgagatacttAAAAGGCACACTGATCTTTGTCTATGGTATCTGAAAGGTAGTAATTTCTATTTAGTGGGATATGCTAAtactgattatgcag GGGAAGAACCAGTTTCAACTGAACAGGTAACTTCTGGGTTCAAGACTTCTGATGTTTCTGAAATTgctaaaaattttgaaaataggTTTGTTTTGGTTGGTTCTATTATTGGTGTAGAAACTGATGAGTCTGGAAAAATTGGTGGTAAAactaaaaagggaaaagaaaaagagagtgaggATATTAAAGTTTAG
- the LOC138898994 gene encoding uncharacterized protein: MVFWSEEVAEEEGSVTKEGDGGSGDTTATEGLVRLRKRFQEPIQSRKEPIHDLLQKVSDSYNPRKKKKTPTTRGITTRSQKKKNEANLKKALAESAKKVVAKEKKKVGENETIQIEGMDLALHDEDEVKEVKVVTPSAKKRKTSKKKSLEKSIEKEGSALSKITRSARKLRKVQIVEEESEKEKTSEEKDKVVKFQKRTILKGRLLSDLEEEGMVLLLEKLEIQDWTDVVLQLEGRLARAEIMEFFANCEITNGRVNSEVKGVKVSFDDEELGEILVQTVAKEHVSSKRVPKNIGVRKLEQESGAKDVEIERLKTRLAEVEAKRDSLKTELVKEKEKKECILQDMLKLLLAKNQEPGSILLKSTEFVIIKKGEIDDLSGFGFDD; encoded by the exons ATGGTATTTTGGAGTGAGGAGGTTGCTGAAGAGGAAGGAAGTGTTACAAAGGAAGGAGATGGTGGTTCTGGAGATACTACTGCAACTGAGGGGCTGGTAAGGCTAAGGAAAAGGTTCCAAGAACCTATTCAATCAAGAAAAGAACCCATCCATGATTTACTGCAGAAAGTGTCTGACAGTTACAATCCTAGGAAGAAGAAAA AGACTCCTACCACAAGAGGAATAACTACAAGGAgccagaagaagaagaatgaggccAACTTGAAAAAGGCCTTAGCTGAGAGTGCCAAGAAAGTTGTTGCCAAGGAAAAAAAGAAAGTTGGAGAAAATGAAACAATTCAGATTGAGGGTATGGACCTGGCCCTTCATGATGAGGATGAGGTAAAGGAAGTGAAGGTTGTGACTCCTAGTGCTAAGAAGAGAAAGACTTCTAAGAAAAAGTCTCTAGAAAAGTCTATTGAGAAAGAAGGCTCTGCCTTGTCAAAAATAACCAGGTCTGCCAGGAAATTAAGGAAAGTTCAAATAGtagaagaagaaagtgaaaaagAGAAGACTAGTGAGGAAAAAGATAAAGTGGTGAAGTTCCAGAAAAGAACAATTCTGAAGGGAAGGCTTCTCAGTGATTTGGAGGAAGAGGGAATGGTTCTGCTGCTGGAGAAGTTGGAGATACAAGATTGGACGGACGTGGTCCTTCAGTTGGAAGGAAGGCTGGCCAGGGCTGAGATTATGGAATTCTTTGCAAATTGTGAGATTACAAATGGAAGGGTCAACAGTGAAGTGAAAGGAGTGAAGGTGAGCTTTGATGATGAAGAGCTAGGGGAGATTCTAG TCCAAACTGTGGCCAAAGAACATGTTTCATCCAAGAGGGTACCTAAGAACATCGGGGTTAGAAAATTAGAGCAGgagagtggggctaaggatgttgAGATTGAACGGCTGAAGACTAGGTTGGCTGAAGTAGAAGCTAAGAGAGACTCTCTCAAAACTGAGCTTGTAAAGGAGAAAGAGAAGAAAGAGTGCATTCTTCAAGATATGCTGAAACTGCTTCTGGCTAAGAACCAAGAACCTG GTTCCATTCTTctgaaaagcacagagtttgttatcatcaaaaagggagaaattgaTGACCTGAGTGGTTTTGGTTTCGATGATTGA